GCACGAGCCCGTGGTCAGGCCGTTACCGCAAGCGCGGCGCGCCCATACCAACGGCCTTGGATGACCCCATTCTGGTCGAATGCCACGCACCAGACGGGGTCCAACGGCTCCACCGCACTGCCCGGACTGATGACAGTGGCTCCGTCCAGGAACGAGGTTCCTCTCCGCTGCCCGGCCAGCCTTTCCACGACTTGTCCCAGCCGCACCCGGCCACCCGCCTGCTGGTCGGCCTGGAGTTGCTTGCTGGCGGGAAGCGCCGTCAAGAGTACTTCCGACTCATGCTCCAGGAGGCGGGGTAATCCCTCCAATTGAGTGAGCCGAGGCAGCCGGGAGCTGTTGTACGGCGTGACGAGCCAGGCTCTCGCGGGCTCTTTCTGGGGCGTCATCCATCCCGGATGCATGGCTTCCGTGGAGCCATGGTGCGGCACCTTCAGCCCCTGGTGGACCCCCAGATGCGGATGCCTGCGGGACACGGCCTGCCACCCCGTGGGCACGGCGGCCCCTCCCTTCCCGCGCAGGAAGGGGAGGTCTCCTGTGAGGACGAGGCGGAGGTCGCCGAAGCACACCTCCAGCACGAGGCTCAGGTGATTGGCTTCGGCGCGAAGCCGGTGGCCCAGCTTCTCAGGGCGCAGAAGCTCCTTGAGCCCAGCCGGGTCTGGAGCGCGGACATGCACCCGCACATCCGACTTTGACAACAGGAGTTGTCCGTCCACGAGCCCTACCAGCCCCCCGGGATGCAATGCCTCCCATCCCTCGATGGCTGCCAGCGCGGCAATCACCTTCCGCGCCAGCAACTGGGTGTGGGTGTTCCCCGCAGGAGCGGCCCGCATCAGGGTGAGCGCAACCTTCAGCAGGGTGCTCCCCGGAGCGTCCCCCGCGGTCACGGCGACCTTCTCGGGAGCCAGTGCCTCGAGCAACTCCGCCACACCCTCGATGTGGTCCTCGTGCGGGTGTGTGAGCACCATGGCCTCC
This DNA window, taken from Pyxidicoccus xibeiensis, encodes the following:
- a CDS encoding MBL fold metallo-hydrolase; translation: MGLMQVAPLEALTQLSREWLHVFVAGPGQGEGIAIALPERGWLLVDGCATSDGRFPLEVILQRWRSPTDDPVEAMVLTHPHEDHIEGVAELLEALAPEKVAVTAGDAPGSTLLKVALTLMRAAPAGNTHTQLLARKVIAALAAIEGWEALHPGGLVGLVDGQLLLSKSDVRVHVRAPDPAGLKELLRPEKLGHRLRAEANHLSLVLEVCFGDLRLVLTGDLPFLRGKGGAAVPTGWQAVSRRHPHLGVHQGLKVPHHGSTEAMHPGWMTPQKEPARAWLVTPYNSSRLPRLTQLEGLPRLLEHESEVLLTALPASKQLQADQQAGGRVRLGQVVERLAGQRRGTSFLDGATVISPGSAVEPLDPVWCVAFDQNGVIQGRWYGRAALAVTA